The Silene latifolia isolate original U9 population chromosome Y, ASM4854445v1, whole genome shotgun sequence sequence cTAGGGATATTTGGGTGTGCCCTTGAATGCTGGTAAGCTTAATAAGACCATGTTTGCATACCTTATTGCAAAAGTTCAGACAGTGTTGAATCACTGGTCTACTTATAAGCTTTCTTATGCTGGGAAAGTTAGCCTGATAAATTCTGTCATTTTTGGATTGGAACAATATTGGTGCTCTACCTTATTGATTCCTAAGGGTGTGCTCAAGCTCATTACAAAATTCTGCAGGAGATTTTTATGGGATTCAGAGGACAGTCATAGGAAATTGATTATGAAGAGCTGGGATTCTTGTTGTGCTCCTTATACTGAAGGAGGTTTTAATATTAAAGAAATTTTAGCCTGGAACAAATGCATCATATGTAAGTGGATTTGGAGAATTACTCAACATTCAGATAACATTTGGACTAACTAGAATTATGCTTATAACATTAAGTCTGGTGATTTTTGGACTCTTCAAAAGAAAAGTACTCATTCTGAGAGTTGGAGGAGTATTTTGCTGGTTAGAGATGAGCTGCTGAGCATGGGGGCAATGTACAAGCTGCTGAACGTTTACTGTCTGGCAGTGTCAAGAAGGGTTGCATTCAGCTTTCATTACTTTATGATAAGTTCCGCATGAAGAGTCATCCAATCAGTTGGGGGGCAGCAGTCTGGCACCGAGCTGTTCTGCCTAAGCACAGTGTATTTCTTATGCTTGCTATGCAACAGAATCTGGCTACTATTGATAAATTGAACCACAGGGGGATCTCACTGGTTAACAGGTGTGTTCTATGCAAAGCTGACAATGAAACGCATAAACACCTGTTCTTTAAGTGCATTTTTTCTGATGCTATATGGCATAAAGTTTTGCATTGGTTAAGAATACAGCACAGGACGTCTAAATTGAGTAAAGAGATGCACTGGATAGCGGGTAAGAAAGTCAGGAAGCATTGGAAGGCTCAATGGTTTTCTAGCTGTTTGGGGGCAACAGTTTATAGTCTATGGGAGGAACGAAATATCAGAATTTTTCACGGGTTAGAACACGATATTGAGTATGTTGTCAAACGCATACAATATTTTGTTAGCAAACGATTATTGTTTGTAAATTCTCCCTCAAAAGAAGGGGAGATTATAGGGTCTTTAAATGCTTGATTAGGTTCTCTATTGGTTCTCTTTTGTAAGATTGGCCTCTTTTTTTTCCCTATATGGAAGAATACAAGGCTTGCTATTCTTGAAAAAAAAAGAgcctagggatcgggttcacaaggtagtcatcaaagggtaaggtttaattcattgattgagcaatttatattattgaaagtcatatgatcggtcgattctaatatgtctttttagatctaaacttaacatgcaatcgctattattaagtcggtctaattcaattatcatgGCCTATACTAGTTTTAACcgtgtcggtgataatcctagtttatgcgagactaattaatcaattctgatcagtaattaatcaACTATATTTAAGatgataattaaacaacaatcaaaagcaatttaacaatcaattcataagtaaCCCATTTTCTAACggcctagatcccctttcaccctaaataaaagatttagctactcatactaataacaataacaacaatagcaataataaGAAGCATGATTAAAAGCATGAAAGATGAACAAGTGattgaaataataattgaggaaagattagaaAAATACCGTAATATAGCttagatccggaagtaagaacaataattaaactaaactaagtattataAGAGAGTTTTAGAGGAGTACTACGAAACTAACAAAATAAAGCGTACATAGATTAGGGTACGACtttgggtatttataataaaacataaccgacttaaggaaaattgcggaaaTTATAGAAtaaagtggttcctcgatcgagccccattttactcgatcgagtcaccaagtTCCTCGATCAAGCCCAGCTCCAATTGATCGAGGCATCACGTGTTTCTACTCTTTCCTTCGTGTTTtattcttaacttctcttcctttattcttataaattcccgtgccatgctccgtgtattccttcatgcctactccgcgatgcccatttcattcctttgctcctcaaatgcatcattcctgcattaaacatcaaaaagcggaagtatcgacattctaacataaaaggcatgtaattaatataatttagcacaaaaatcgtatcaaaagcaattaaggggaggcataaatatgtgtataattatgactcatcaaactctcccaaaccatctctttgcttgtcctcaataaaagcaacacacaatacaaaaggcaatcatacaaatggcgaataaacaactcaaAGCTAATGTTGAtacacatacaaatcccaaggtATCTATATCCgtaacaaagcaatgaccaaagtgtaccaataaaacaaattcaaaggcacgggtaatagaaaacgtagctcaatTCTCAAGTCACCGTACTATAGAGAAATGctaaatacctttcgatcttgtaAGAGAAAtaagtcggattctcgcggattcactcatacactcataagtatgtaagggtgagttatatgtgaagatagaaagaagtagaaacactcactcgtcttatgaaacatgcatgcaatctaatgtgatagagatttccccaactaatatgtaATCACATTGTAGACAAAAGTGCATGTATataggacaataagggtggcaaatggattaaagggatagaaatggtttgtgccaaagcaccttatggatatgtggagctaagacggtagtcgcagcactaagcaaaaaccaaaaccaaatctatgATAACAAAtacaaatgaacccaacttagagaaataatctcaactttacaacacatgagagagaatgaagtactctccaaatatgcattagactaTAATGACCATCCTTTTGTTCCTTGACAAACAAtcaatttttttcctttttctcttttcaattattttttttttcgatatttctctttcttttgttttcttttttttttgttttctttcttttacttcatatttttcttcttttccaacacaaggatacgacacaattgctaaataattctactacacccacaattgacaataatagtcccaaacccaaccatagtagtaaaatagacatgataaacaagcaactgcgactgtcccgatgaggtaggcaaattcttgggttGTAGCTCATAGTATGTAAATTAAGATTGACTataagggttcaaacgggctaaacaaaaggtaataaaaggcttatttgaacggtaagaaccgcctatccacaagtacttagtcaaataaaagcaataaaagtatcaagaaatcaagcctagttgacaatgagaccagtttattgatgttcctagcctatgaagctctatagacctcagaatttaagtagtttaccattATAATTGTggcaaatctaatcaatataaggcatctcaatacggttaagactcgagttatgagctttgtttcaatgaataacgggtcaaaacaatgtacatggacaaccatatgggattcaaatgcaaaaacaatgctatttaacatcattgttatttaattcaccaagacttgacctaaaataaaggaaaaacatgtttttgtattttgaaattttttaacttttatggattttttatataaaaacacaCAACATAAgtaaaagcacacaacataaataaagattCCTCCCTCAAACCTAAATGGCACAGTGTCCTTATTGTGATGCCTATAGCATATCAATCACACAAAAAtctccagcaacctaaaggacacatctaacaaaaggaatggaaaagaaatagataatacaataaaaaaaggtacaagggaagagaataccgggtaagagcttatgaattcccccaaaccagctgcaaaaataggggagaAATCATCAACCGTGCAGTTCCTATCATCGTCGGGCCACGAAATAAACCCAAAAactgggttactcgatcgagcctgccagcactcgatcgaggaaccatccgGCGAGCAAATTTTCTGCATTTACAACGAATGCGCACACAAATCACAACCAATACAACTTAAAGCTCAtaatagtaaatcaaaaagtagcgcatgtgctacacaaaagcataagtagcaccaataaatagtccaagagAAATTAAATGACAAATAAAGTTCTTACTCATCAAACTCTAAGTCTAATGTAACATATGAGCAATGTCCATCGTTCTTCAACTCATCATCACTTGGTGGGAGATAGGGCACTTCATCCGTCATATgagcttcatcaaaaactttgACTGACTCCTCTCTGAAAATCTCggcttccaaagcatccaactcggcttctatgtcaacactctcatcacaactgtaaaccatctcaggaggAGGTTCATCTCCATAAATTAACCTCTCAAtttcatccacttccttgctccatggatatgacgcagcAGCAGGGGCGTCAGGTGGATTCTTGTCAAAATAATAAGCAAGAcaatcatcaaaagtaggatcaagagTATTAATgatatgacaagaagcttttaaatcaggaggacgtgattctttgtcaagaccaaaagtgatagtatcatctcCAATGTTGAACGTAAGACTCTCATGtataacatctataaccgcccctgcAGTATGCAATAATGGTCATCCTAGAATGATAGGAACACAAGAATCTTCAGCTATATCTATCATCACTACAAAGTCGACTGGAATGAAAAATTTCCCTATCTTAACTGGCACATCTTCTAAGATACCCATGAGGTGTCTAATAGACCCGTCGGCCAATTGAATAGTCATGTTAGTACATTTAAGCTTAGTCATATTTAATTGCTTTCAAATTTTatacggcatgacactgacgcttgctcctaaatcacataaagcattgACAATAGTTAAAGGGCCTATATTGGTGATAATGTTAATTGTGTATTATTCTTGGTTTTCATTGCTGTTAAGATATTATTTTTTatgacatatatatatacaaattgaAATATACATCCATAATAAGATGAAAATATTAAAACGACAGTGGATATATGAAAGATTAGAccaaaaaaagaaacccaagctTGAGTTTGCGAAGGGGTGAAAAAGTTTATTGAATTCGCGGAACAAAGTAGTGTGTataagaatttaggtgaaatgaggtgtccatGTAAGAAATGCAAGAACACAAATTTTAAAGGGAGGAGAGATGTTGAAATTTatctttggtcgaatggttttgccgatcattactatgtatggacgtatcacAGTGAGGAACTGTCTACCGAAGGAAGTAAAAGTAGTATCATAgttagtgagaatccttaccagGAGCTCGTGGAAAATGAATTACGTGATAATATTGAACAAATATTGGAGGATCGACTAaatcccgacgaccttagcgTTGGGGAAGTGCGTTATAAAACCTcaaacccccaagtttcttcatTCTATAAAATGCTAGAAAAAGTCGAACAACAAGTGTAcgtaatatgagtttgttgcaagcggcTGCTAGGTTGGTAGCACTAAAATGTGAGAACAACTTATCTCTTAGATGCGTGAATGGGTTTTTGTCGTTCATTATTGGTAACATTATTCCAAATAAAAATGAAATGTTGcacaattttaatgagattaagaatgtGTTTAAGGGGCTCCAACTACCCCATGAGAAGATCGATGCATGTCCTTCTGGATGtatgcttttctgggaggaaaatgcTAATCTTGAGGAATGTACAAAGTTTCATACATCTCGGTATAAAAGTAAAgagaattcaagtgggaggcaaATTCCTTGTAAACCgttaacttatttcccgcttgcgccaaggttacaatgcctatatgcaaccaagcacatagcaggtgagatgagttggcaccaTAAAAAATcccgattaagagaaagggggacaatggcacacccaagtgatggagaagcgtggaaacacttcgatagagagcatccagagtTTGCAAATAAGCCTCGAAATGTTTGGCTGGGTTTGTGTACAGATGGATTTCAATCTTATGGGCAATTCGGGAAGAATTGCTCACGTTGGCCCGTGATTGTCACTCcttacaacttacctccttggttatgcatgaatagataatttatgttcttatctctGCTTGTTCcaggtcctaagaaccctaagaCAAGTTTGGATGTCTACCTCCAACCGTTGATCatcaaagagttgaaagaacTTTGGGAAACCAGCGTGTATACCTAAGATGTCTCTAAGAAACataattttcaattaaaggccgCGTTAATGGGTAAGGTCAATGATTTCCATGCATATGGCATGCTTTTCGGTTGGTCCACATCTGGGTACGATGCTTGTCAATATTGTCAAGAAAAAGACCGTAAATCTTTTttgcttaaaaatagcaaaaaggtttgttggttagaatgtcaccgtgagttcttgaGACCCGACCCTCATTTCCCCAataattgtaagcattttctaaaGAATAGGAAAACTGATATTCGCATAGCCGCAGCGAAATTAACCGGTGATGACGTGTGAGATTCGGTAAAAGATTTGCcgaaaatagttgatgcttctgatcaaaaattgaaaagattgaaacacaagaatgaaggttggtggaaacaaagcatattctgggaacttccTTATTGAAAAACATTGTTGATTTAACACAACTtagatgttatgcacattgagaaaaacttTTTCAACACGGTGATAGATGTACCAAAGAAAATTACTTTTGGCCCTAAGGGTAAAGCTGACTTTAAAGAACATTGCTTGAAACGGCCCATATCATATTGGTTTGTTTTAGACACGGTGGataaaaaggctctatgtgaatgAGTTGCTAATttgaaattcccggatggttatgcttcataTTTGAGTCGGTGTATTGACCATAGAAACATGGTGTTGCATTcaatgaaaagtcatgattgtcatgtctttatggaacggctACTCCCTATTACCTTGAAACATTTGTTCCCGATGggttcttggaatgcaataactgagataagctAATTTTTTAGAAACTTGGGTACTTCTACGATTAATGTTGATTCTTTGAAACGTCTAGAGTCAAACATTGccgagataatatgcaagttagagaagatatttcccccgtctttcttcaattccatggagcatttgcctgttcacttaccttatgaagcgaaggttggagggcgtgttcaatatcgatggatgtatccatttgagataTTTCTTAATCACATAAAAAAAAGATTgacaacaaagctcgggtggagggtttcggacgcaacgcttttttgttagaggaaatttcaaatttttactCTATATATCGAATATCATATTGACACAAATGTGAAAGAGTTAGATGTTGGTGTGAATTCCGATGACTAGCTAAATTCAAAAttacctgagttattcaatgatgacatgggaactacaaccggtAATGTATTCAGAGGTACTTGGATgggaaagagtatgaagaagctcatttttatgtgcaAAGGAACTGTGGAGAATTTTTAGTgtcttatgaaaagtaagttattacttcatcattactcaatacatttttaattgtCAAATTTGATCAAAACTATAGGTAAtacataatt is a genomic window containing:
- the LOC141628319 gene encoding uncharacterized protein LOC141628319, whose protein sequence is MFAYLIAKVQTVLNHWSTYKLSYAGKVSLINSVIFGLEQYWCSTLLIPKGVLKLITKFCRRFLWDSEDSHRKLIMKSWDSCCAPYTEGGFNIKEILAWNKCIISAERLLSGSVKKGCIQLSLLYDKFRMKSHPISWGAAVWHRAVLPKHSVFLMLAMQQNLATIDKLNHRGISLVNRCVLCKADNETHKHLFFKCIFSDAIWHKVLHWLRIQHRTSKLSKEMHWIAGKKVRKHWKAQWFSSCLGATVYSLWEERNIRIFHGLEHDIEYVVKRIQYFVSKRLLFVNSPSKEGEIIGSLNA